Sequence from the Maribacter algicola genome:
TTGCCAATTGTACACGGACCATTTATCAAGTCTGGGTGCCAGGGAAATTTCCAGGGAATCTTTTATGGAACAATTAAAGGCTTAGGACAAGTTCTGTTAAAAAGAACAATACATTTTCTGTCGTATGTAAGTAATTTTCCGCCCTGTATTCCCCTCCAATCTGAAATTTGGTCGTTGGGCTAAGGATCCAACCTAGTTTGGGCGTTATCCTCTGGTCATATTCTGGATTCATGGATTTACCTACGCTTAAAAGGGCCTCTGTGGAGAGTACCAGGTATGGTTCGCCAACATCAAGTTCTTCGCCCTTCAATGGAAAATCTATCGCGAAACGATACCGAAACCTATGAACCGTATTTTCGTTGGTAATCCTTTGTTCTGCCCTAAATCGGTTTCCGTACCGGATACTTCCATTTTTAAAGGTGACGTTGAACTGTTGGGTGAGTCGGAGTTCGTTATTGGCGTTGTTGTCAAAGGAATTTCGGATCCTATATTTTATGCCAAAACCAACACTTTGGTTGTCCCTTGTTTTAAGATTGGAAAAATGGTTGATGTCAATTTGCCTGACAGTAAGTTGAACATCGGAGTCCCTATAAAGAAAGGACCGGTTTTCAATTGAAAAGTTGTGGGAATAATTGGGCGTTACATCATAATTCAAGGCCACCTGTGGATTCCAATAGCCCGTAAGGTTGTCTTGGGCCAAGTTCACGGATGGGGCCATAAAAACAATCAGAAAAAGTAGTACGGAAATACGTTTAATACAGGACATGGTCGTAATTGGGGGGTAGGGACTTACGCATTTTCTTAAAACTACCATCGGACCCAAAAAGCAGTTCGTAGTCAAAGTATTCCTTGTCCTTTTTTCCCGCCACGACGAATTCATAGTTTATGCCGGGTAGAATGAGGTTTTGAAATGCGTTACTTATCGTTTTCTCCTTCGTCTCTTTCTTGGAAACTGGATATTGTTGTTGAATTCTTTTGATACGGTATTTGCGAAAGGATTTATCTAGATACTTTCTTATTTCCTGCATGGGCTCAGAAGGGATATCCACTTCTTTGATTAGGATTTCAACATCCTCCAAGGTTCCCTCTTTATCAAACTCAATACTATACCATAGCCTATCTTTTTTAAACTTGGCCTCATAACTGATTTTGGTGCTATCCGTTTCCTTGTAGTATTTGATTCTTTTGGAGTCTTCCAGTCTATCTTTAATAAGACCAATGGCTGCTGGTGGAAACTGTGATTTCCGTATTCTAAATTCCCGCTCATATTTGTTTTGGGCGTTTACAAAACATCCTATAAGGAGTAAAAAAATTAGAACTGGGCTATATCTCTTCATATCTAAAACAACTTGTTTCGTGGTCATTAACCATTCCGGTCGCCTGCATCATGGCATAGACCACGGTGCTCCCCACAAACTTGAAGCCTCTTTTTTTTAAATCCTTGCTTATGGTATCTGAAAGAGGCGTCGTGCTAGGGGCTTCCTTATAATTGGAAACTTTATTTTTTATCGGTTTGTTGTCTACGAATGACCAATAATACGTGCTAAAACTTCCAAATTCATTTTGGATTTCCATAAAGGCAATGGCATTGGAAACCGTTGCATGTACCTTTAACTTGTTTCTAATGATACCTTCGTTTTCTAAAACTTCGTTTATTTCATTTTGATCGTACAGGGCTATTTTTTTGTAGTCGAATTGATCAAATGCTTTTCTAAAATTCTCTCGTTTCCTTAAGATAGTAATCCAACTAAGTCCCGCTTGAAAGGTTTCCAATACGAGAAATTCGAAAAGTGTGGCATCGTCCATCACAGGTACGCCCCATTCCGTATCATGATAGGCTTTGTATAATGGGTCGCCCATACACCAACCGCATCGTTTTGGTTCATCTTGATTTGCTTTCATACATGATCTACCTTTAGGGCAAAAGTAAAAAATCCCGCTACAAGAATTTTTGCGGCGGGATTTTTGTTTCGGTATTTGTTCCCAAATAATAGATAAGGGCAGAGGCACTTATCTATGAGGAGGGACTAATTCGTAGCTACGGTCGATTTGCTTCTCAAATCAAGGTATTGCAACTCGCCATCCTCAAGGGCTTGAGTCATATCGGCCTTAACATATTTATACGTATTAAAGAATTTTTTTCCATTGACCGATGTAAGCTTGGCCATTCCATCGTCCAGTAATTCCACAACCTTTACCTTGACATCGTCAAGACCTTTATAATCGGCAACGCCTCCACGTTTTATGATAAAATTTGCCTTTGGAAAATGAATGTGGTCAAAGGGCAGGTTGCTGCTTTTTTGAATACTGAATATATCTCCAACCTTAATTTCGGCCGATTCTGTTTGGGAAAAAGCACCAAAAGAGACTAAAAATAATGTTAATAATGATAATAAATGTTTCATAGTTCTTTCATTTTTGGGTTAATAATCAGGTTGTTAAACCAGTCTGATAGGACCTGAAAATAAATATTTGAAAAATATTCATCTTTTAATTTACCATATTCTCAGAATATCCCCATCAAACTTTCAATTCAAAAATATAAAACCCTTTGGATATAAAAGTATAACTTCTGTTAAAAAAGGTTAAACTTTCAATATATAATAGTAATGCTATTATATTAGCGGGTGTTAATTATTAAAATTTTGGAATGGAAGAGCTTTTTCAAGGTGTAAAAATTCGCGTGAACGACAAGTTGTTTGTCAAAGATCCAGAATCTTCGGAACTGGGAAAATCCATTGTAAAGATGAGTATTGTAATGATGGGGGAGCTTGGTTTCGAAAAATTTAATTTTAGAAAATTGGGCGAGAGAATTGGATCGAACGAAAGTTCCATTTACCGCTATTTTGAGAACAAACACAAATTGTTGCTTTATTTGACCTCTTGGTATTGGGGTTGGATGGAGTACCAACTGGTATTCGCCACACACAACATTCCAGAGCCCAATGATAAATTGACAAAGGCCATCTATATGATTACGCGCGAGATTACCGAAGATTCCAATTTTTCCCACATCAATGAGGTATTGTTGAACCAAATCGTAATTAACGAATATTCCAAATCCTATTTGACCAAAGAGGTAGACGAGGAAGATAAGGAAGGATATTTTGCCAGCTACAAGCGCTTGGCAAAAAGGTTGAGTGAAATGATCAGGCAATACAATCCAGATTATAAATACCCTTCTAGTTTGGCCAGTACCATTTTAGGCGGTGCCCTGCACCAACATTTTCTTAAGGACCACTTTTCTTCCATGACGGATTGTGGCGGTGATATAACACCTACTGAATATTTAACAAACTTGGTTTTCAATGTTTTAAAACAAGACTCAAATGAATAAAGAGGTATTGACCCCTTGGCAAAGGCTACTGGGTATGTTGCGTTTGGATAAGCGAGATGTCTTTCAAATTTTCTACTACGCTATCTTTGCGGGTCTTGTGAGTCTTTCCCTTCCGCTAGGAATTCAGGCCATTATCAATTTGATTCAAGGTGCTCAGATCAGTACTTCATGGATCGTGCTAGTAGTTCTGGTTACTTTAGGGGTAGTTTTCGTTGGTATATTGCAGTTAATGCAGATACGTATTATTGAAAACCTTCAGCAAAAAATATTTACAAGGGCGTCTTTCGAGTTCGCCTATAGATTTCCCAAAATAAAAATGAAGGAACTCTATAATTATTATCCGCCAGAGCTGGCCAATCGTTTTTTCGATGTCCTTACGATTCAAAAATCGCTATCCAAGGTATTAATTGATTTTCCGGCTGCCCTGTTGCAAATAATCTTTGGTTTATTGTTGCTGTCTTTTTACCACCCATTCTTCATAATCTATGGTATTTTGTTATTGGGACTTATTTATGTGGTATTCAGGTTCACCGCAAAGAAGGGTTTGGATACCAGTTTGGATGAATCCAAGAACAAATACAAAGTGGCCCATTGGATACAGGAGGTCGCAAGGTCCATCATAAGCTTTAAGCTTTCAGGTAGAACTTCCCATGCAATTGACAAAAATGACAAACTAGTTTCCAAATATTTGGAAGCCAGGGAAAGCCATTTTAGGATTTTGGTCATACAATTGATTCAAATGATCGGTTTTAAGGTATTGGTTACTGCCGGATTACTTTTGATTGGTGGATTGTTGGTCTTGAATCAAGAAATGAATATAGGCCAATTTGTTGCAGCGGAAATCATAATTCTACTGGTTATAAATTCCGTCGAGAAATTGATATTGGGCCTAGAAACATTTTATGACCTGCTTACTTCCCTGGAAAAAATGGGACAAGTAGTGGATAAGGAATTGGAGACGCAAGATGGGGAAAGACCTTTTGTAGAAGGGGAGGGTTTTAACATAGAATTGGATAATGTGCATTATAGCCTGCCCGATACCGGCAAAAAGGTCCTCAACGGCATCAATCTAACAATCACACCCAAAAGTATAATACATTTAAAAGGGGGACGCAATTCTGGCAGGACGAGCTTTTTAAGGGTAGTAGCCGGTATTCTGGAACCCGATTCCGGTGGAGTCTATGTCAACAATGCCTCTTTAAAGGGCATGAACCTAAATTTTTATCGTTCTCACGTTGGGCAATCCTTATTGGAGGAATCCCCTTTTGAGGGAACCATTCTTGATAATATAACTTTTGGGGACAAGTCGATTTCTGAAGAACAGATATATTGGGCCATGGAAAAAGTAGGGCTGACCAGTTTTGTCAAGGAACAACCTAATGGGATTCAAACGATTATTTATCCGGAAGGCAAGCAGATTCCATATACCATTTCAAAAAGAATCGTACTGGCCAGAAGTATTGTAATCAAGCCTAAGTTGCTAGTGTTAAAGGATCCCTTGGATCAGATAGGCAAAGAGGAAGCGGAAAAAATAATCCAGTTTTTGACAGACCCTACAAATGGATGGGCACTTTTAGTAGTTAGTGAGAACGATTTATGGTCCAAGTACTGCAATGGTGTGGTTACTTTGGAAAAGGGTAAGGTTGTAAACGAAAAATATAAATAAGGTTATGTTGAACATTTCACACAATAAACTAAATAAAAGTGTTTCCATTGAGCACTTTATTTCTGTGCAAAAAGTGTTTCATCAGAGACACTATAAGCATTTCAACAGATTCCTTTTGACTTTTGCCATCATTGGAGTTATAATACTTTTTTTGCCCTGGACTCAGAATATAACGGGAACGGGTTCTGTAACTACCCTGACACCCGATCAACGCCCACAGACGATTCAATCCCCTATTCCAGGTAAAATAGAGAAGTGGTTCGTACGGGAGGGGGACTACGTAAAAAAAGGGGATACCATACTGTTTATTTCGGAAATTAAAAATGAATATTTTGATCCAAGATTGGTGGAAAGAACCGGCAATCAGTTAAAGGCAAAAGAGGCCTCGGTAAATTCATACCAAGGAAAGGTAAAGGCACTCAATGTACAAATCGAAGCCTTGGTCAAGGAACGGGGACTCAAATTGCAACAGGCCCAAAATAAGCTGTTGCAGGCCAAACTTAAGGTTCAGAGCGATAGTATCGACCTGGAAGCGGCAAAGACAAATATTTTAATAGCCCAAAGACAGTTCGATCGTACACAACAACTGGAAAGTGAAGGTTTAAAGGCGGTTACCGATGTTGAAGAGAAGCGAATGAAACTTCAAGAGGCTCAGGCAAAATTGATATCCCAAGAAAATAAACTTCTGGCGGCCAAGAATGAGGTAATCAATTCTGAGGTTGAAATCAACAGGGTACAGGCGGAGTATACGGACAAGATATCCAAGGCCCAGAGCGATATGTTTACGGCCCAGTCAAATCAATTTGATTCTGAGGCACAGGTCAATAAGTTGGAGAGTGAAGTGACCAATTATGAAATACGGAACGATCTATATTACATCCGTGCTCCGCAGAATGGTTTTATAAACAAGGCTATTCAGGCGGGAATTGGGGAGACCTTTAAGGAGGGTGATCGATTGGTGGGTATCATGCCTTCAGATTACGATGTAGCCGTAGAGACATTTGTAGAACCCATTGACCTTCCATTGATTCATTTAGGGGAAAAAATTAGAATTCAGTTCGATGGTTGGCCTGTGATTGTATTCAGTGGCTGGCCCAATGTATCCTATGGAACCTACGGGGGTAAGGTCGTTGCCATAGAAACCTTTATAAGTTCCAATGGAAAATATCGTATTCTGGTAGCTCCTGACGAAGATGATCATCCTTGGCCAGACGCCATACGGGTGGGTTCTGGCGCAAGAACCATTGCCTTGCTGGAGGATGTTCCTATTTGGTTTGAACTATGGAGACAGTTAAATGGATTCCCTCCCAATTATTACCAACCTGAGGGAGCACAAGGGGAACCGGTCAAAAAATAAATATGAACAAGTATTTTATCCTAAGCCTACTTTTTTGTAGTAGTTTTTTGGTGAATGGACAGCAGAGCGATACGTTGGTCCTTAAGTTCAACGAATATCTTGGGTATGTCAAAAGGTTCCATCCCATTGCCAAACAGGCAGAATTGGCCTTGAGTTCAGGACAGGCCAATCTCTTAAAGGCGAGGGGCGGTTTTGACCCAAAGTTGGATGTGGACTACGAACGAAAGGATTTTAAGGGTACGGAATACTATGACCGTTTAAACGCAACTTTTAAGATACCCACGTGGTACGGCATTGAACTCAAGGGAAACTTTGAACAAAATGAGGGAGCATTTATAAATCCGGAGGAATCCGTTCCTGAAAATGGACTCTACAGTGCCGGGGTAGCGATGTCCTTGGGACGTGGTTCGTGGATAAACGAACGTATGGCGACCCTAAAAAGGGCCAAGTTTTTTAGGGAACAAAGTAAGGCCGACCGTGATTTGCTGGTCAACCAAATCCTTTTCGATGCGTCCCTGGCCTATTTTAAGTGGTTACAGGCTTATAGGGACAGTAAGGTGTACTCCAATTTTCTGGATAACGCGCAAATTCGGTTTGTGGGAATTAAAAGGAGTGCCATTGCAGGAGATATACCGGCCATTGATACGGTAGAGGCCAAAATTGCCGTTCAAAATAGGGCCCTTGAATTGGAGCAGGCAAAGGTTACCTTGGTCAACCAATCTATGGAACTGTCCAACTTTTTATGGTTGGGGGACAATATACCCGTAAACTTACAACCCAATGTCATTCCAGAAGAGGATCTTGATATGGAGATAGACCAGACTTTTGAGATATTGGGCAAACCCCTTGACAGTTTCTCGTTAGAAAATCATCCAAAATTGAAAAGCCTTGGCTTTAAGGTAGATGGACTGCGGGTGGATAAACAATTGAAAACGAACAAGCTCCTACCAGCCATCGACCTTGAGTACAATCTTCTTACGGAAACACCAGAATTTGCAAATTCATTTCAAACGGATTTTTACAAGGGTGGGGTAACCTTTCAGTTACCTTTGTTTCTAAGAAAGGAGCGTGGTGACTTAAGATTGGCCAAAATCAAATTACAAGATGCCCAGTTCGAATTGGACAATGCTGAAGTGGCAATTCAGAACAAGGTAATAGCCATATACAATGAGTTGGACTCATTTGATAATCAAAACCAACTGATACAGGATATTGTCACAAACTATCAAAGCCTTTTGACCGCCGAGGAGCGCAAGTTCAGTTTTGGGGAAAGTTCCCTTTTCCTTATCAATTCAAGGGAAAGCAAATTGATAGATGCTGTGCTAAAACAAAATGCCGTACAGAACAAATACTATACGGCCAAGGCAAAGCTTTTTAACAGTTTGGCGGTAAACCCTGAAAACCTTTAAAGATTCTTTTCATGGCACAATCTCCGTTTAATATTGGTCCCAATGTAAAATTATTGGTGAAGGATACTTTTTTTTTGGCAGGTGGAATCCTATCCGCGGCCTTTGGACTGGAAAGTTTCCTTTTGCCAAACCAATTCATTGATGGAGGTGCCACAGGTATTTCCCTACTAATGGCAGAAGTCTATGAAATACCTTTATATGTTCTGATCATTTTGGTCAATATTCCGTTCATTTTTTTAGGCTATAAGGTCATAGGAAGACAGTTTACCATCAAGACTTCTTTGGCCATTATGGGTTTGGCCCTGGTTTTGGTAACCTTGGATTTTCCTGAAGTCACTCAGGACAAACTTTTGGTTGCTGTATTTGGAGGTTTCTTTCTTGGGGCGGGAATAGGGCTATCAATCCGTGGGGGTGGCGTTCTTGACGGTACTGAAATCCTGGCTATCTATCTCAGTAGAAAGCTGGGAACTACCATAGGAGACATTATTATACTTATTAACATCTTGGTATTTATGGCAGCGGCCTATCTACTTTCCGTAGAATCTGCACTGTATTCGATGCTGACGTACTTGGCGGCATCTAAGACATTGGACTTTGTAATAGAAGGTATCGAGGAATATACCGGGGTTACCATTATATCGGATTCAAGTGAGGAGCTTCGGGAAATGATCACGAACGTTTTAGGAAGGGGAGTAACCATATATCAGGCAAAAGGGGGCTACGGAAAAAATGGTGTACACAATGAGTATGATGTGCTTTTTACGGTCATTACAAGATTGGAGATAAGAAAATTGAATATTGAAATCTCAAAAATCGACCCCAAAGCCTTCGTGGTTATGAGTAAAATAAACGATACGAGGGGAGGGATGATAAAGAAAAGGACTATAAAATGATAGTAATACTATCAAAAAAGAAAGTTTAACACTCAATTAACGTAGTAAGTATTTTAAATCTGTTGCTTCGACATTATCTTTGCATCATATTATTAATTAAATATTATGAAGAATAATTTTTATTTTTTGTTGATTTCGTGTGTAACTTTTTCAATGGTCCATGCCAACGACGTGGATCGAAATGTTGAACTTATAAATAGCGAAGGTTCCATAGTATGCAAGTTAATGGACTCTAATGGCCTAAGCGGCACCCCCCAATTCACTCTAAATGAGGGATTATCCTTGACCGAGGTAGAACATGAGGTAGATTTAGGTTTTGATCCCTACCTGTTTCTTTCACCGGATTTTGATCCTTATTTTGGAATGGAGTTAAACCTTGATTCGCTAAACCCCCTAGAGGAAGAAGAAGTAATTTTGGATTTTGATACTTCCCTTTATTTGCCTAAGAATTTTAACCCTTATTCGGGTATTTGAGTTTTGTTTGGTTTGGTTGGTTTGGGCTGGTCTTGACTCTTCTTTAAGACCAGCCTTTTTTTATTTTTACTGCCAAAGTACCTAATATCCATAGGCCTATCTTGAAATTAAAACATATATTCTACGAACGCCTTCTAGACCTGTTCTTAGATGATTTACTTAAAATGATATTATTGGATTGTAAGGTTTGCGGTATATTTCCAACCAATAAACTCAATGTCAATTTTCATTCATATGGACGTATTTGAGAAAACATCTTTGGCCCAAGCCCTTAAAGTAGCCTTTACCTATCAACAATATTCGGACCTCATGACAACCATGGCGAACGAGGGAAAGTCTACAGGAGAAGCACCTACGGATGCCTATATAAATTATACAAAGTTGAACGCACGGAGAATGCAGCGATGGGACAAGACCCTTACATTTTCTGAAGCCGATATAGACTCCATACAATCTTTTTCCTACGAAGTGAATTGGTTGGTATTTACTGAAAGTTGGTGCGGTGACGCATCTCCCGCACTGCCCGTAATGCACAAGATTACAGAAATCAACCCCAATATTGCGTTGAAAATTATTCTAAGGGATGAACATCCAGAACTCATGCAACGGTTTTTAACGAACGGCGCATGGTCCATTCCCAAGCTCGTCCAGCTTGAACCTCAAACCAATAGAATTTTAGGGACCTGGGGCCCCCGTTCTACTAAAGCGACCCAACTGGTTGAAGCTTTTAAAATGGAGCATGGGACCTTGACCGCTGCGTTCCGGGAAAGCCTTCAAATATGGTATAATAAGGATAAGGGGCAGAGTATCCTTGAGGATCTGTTGTTGCTACTTGCCTTGAAATAGATACGTAATCGTGCCTTTTTGACTTGGTTTATCGGAAGTGCTAAATTGCGCCTTATAAGCATAAGCAATAGCATTATCCACAAGGCAGCCGTTGGATGTTCCGGAACTTTTTTCATTGAAACTGGCATCCGTCACTTGACCTAGGTTATTCACCTCTATATTGACAACTACTTTTCCGCCTTCTATACAGGTATATATTGGTGGAGGTAATCGGTATCCATTTCTATCGACCAACGAGAAGGAAATGGAGGTACGCCTTTCGGCCAAATAGTTCGTGTATTCCTCCTTTTTTGCTTCCTTTTCACCGAGCATTTGCTTTTTTTCCTCCCTTTTTTTTGCCAGTTCCTTGACCCTCTCCACAAAATCCCCATCAGACATAAGGTTTTCGGCAAGTTCCCCATTATTTTCCATGGCCCTTTCCTCCATAATTTCCTCCAAGGTCTGCAAGGGTTCCGGGTTGTCAACACTGGGTTTGGCAGTTTCGTTAAAGGCCATATGACTTTTTATGGCTTCGGCCTTGGCAAGTTCTTCAAGGATCTCCTGCTCTTCCTCTGTAAGTTCTTCGGGTTCTTCCAAGACCATTTCCACCACATAGTCGTCATCATCTTCCTCTTGGCCGCCCAAGTGGATATTGTATAACGTCAAGACAACGATACCCATGGAAAATAGGGTAATCAAAAAGGATAAATGTTGTCTGTTGAAATTCATGTGTATATAACCGATTTTTTCTAAAAATATTTCAGTAAATCGACGAACGGGAATTTACTAAAAATCCATCGATATAACGATTACTGCAAAATCCGTTCCGATAAATCCGATGGATCCTGGGCTATATTTACGGTAAAATCACCTATTTTGGTTCTTCTGAG
This genomic interval carries:
- a CDS encoding TetR/AcrR family transcriptional regulator, translating into MEELFQGVKIRVNDKLFVKDPESSELGKSIVKMSIVMMGELGFEKFNFRKLGERIGSNESSIYRYFENKHKLLLYLTSWYWGWMEYQLVFATHNIPEPNDKLTKAIYMITREITEDSNFSHINEVLLNQIVINEYSKSYLTKEVDEEDKEGYFASYKRLAKRLSEMIRQYNPDYKYPSSLASTILGGALHQHFLKDHFSSMTDCGGDITPTEYLTNLVFNVLKQDSNE
- a CDS encoding DNA-3-methyladenine glycosylase I: MKANQDEPKRCGWCMGDPLYKAYHDTEWGVPVMDDATLFEFLVLETFQAGLSWITILRKRENFRKAFDQFDYKKIALYDQNEINEVLENEGIIRNKLKVHATVSNAIAFMEIQNEFGSFSTYYWSFVDNKPIKNKVSNYKEAPSTTPLSDTISKDLKKRGFKFVGSTVVYAMMQATGMVNDHETSCFRYEEI
- a CDS encoding DUF2490 domain-containing protein, translated to MSCIKRISVLLFLIVFMAPSVNLAQDNLTGYWNPQVALNYDVTPNYSHNFSIENRSFLYRDSDVQLTVRQIDINHFSNLKTRDNQSVGFGIKYRIRNSFDNNANNELRLTQQFNVTFKNGSIRYGNRFRAEQRITNENTVHRFRYRFAIDFPLKGEELDVGEPYLVLSTEALLSVGKSMNPEYDQRITPKLGWILSPTTKFQIGGEYRAENYLHTTENVLFFLTELVLSL
- a CDS encoding YitT family protein, translated to MAQSPFNIGPNVKLLVKDTFFLAGGILSAAFGLESFLLPNQFIDGGATGISLLMAEVYEIPLYVLIILVNIPFIFLGYKVIGRQFTIKTSLAIMGLALVLVTLDFPEVTQDKLLVAVFGGFFLGAGIGLSIRGGGVLDGTEILAIYLSRKLGTTIGDIIILINILVFMAAAYLLSVESALYSMLTYLAASKTLDFVIEGIEEYTGVTIISDSSEELREMITNVLGRGVTIYQAKGGYGKNGVHNEYDVLFTVITRLEIRKLNIEISKIDPKAFVVMSKINDTRGGMIKKRTIK
- a CDS encoding thioredoxin family protein, which gives rise to MSIFIHMDVFEKTSLAQALKVAFTYQQYSDLMTTMANEGKSTGEAPTDAYINYTKLNARRMQRWDKTLTFSEADIDSIQSFSYEVNWLVFTESWCGDASPALPVMHKITEINPNIALKIILRDEHPELMQRFLTNGAWSIPKLVQLEPQTNRILGTWGPRSTKATQLVEAFKMEHGTLTAAFRESLQIWYNKDKGQSILEDLLLLLALK
- a CDS encoding TolC family protein, yielding MNKYFILSLLFCSSFLVNGQQSDTLVLKFNEYLGYVKRFHPIAKQAELALSSGQANLLKARGGFDPKLDVDYERKDFKGTEYYDRLNATFKIPTWYGIELKGNFEQNEGAFINPEESVPENGLYSAGVAMSLGRGSWINERMATLKRAKFFREQSKADRDLLVNQILFDASLAYFKWLQAYRDSKVYSNFLDNAQIRFVGIKRSAIAGDIPAIDTVEAKIAVQNRALELEQAKVTLVNQSMELSNFLWLGDNIPVNLQPNVIPEEDLDMEIDQTFEILGKPLDSFSLENHPKLKSLGFKVDGLRVDKQLKTNKLLPAIDLEYNLLTETPEFANSFQTDFYKGGVTFQLPLFLRKERGDLRLAKIKLQDAQFELDNAEVAIQNKVIAIYNELDSFDNQNQLIQDIVTNYQSLLTAEERKFSFGESSLFLINSRESKLIDAVLKQNAVQNKYYTAKAKLFNSLAVNPENL
- a CDS encoding HlyD family secretion protein, whose amino-acid sequence is MLNISHNKLNKSVSIEHFISVQKVFHQRHYKHFNRFLLTFAIIGVIILFLPWTQNITGTGSVTTLTPDQRPQTIQSPIPGKIEKWFVREGDYVKKGDTILFISEIKNEYFDPRLVERTGNQLKAKEASVNSYQGKVKALNVQIEALVKERGLKLQQAQNKLLQAKLKVQSDSIDLEAAKTNILIAQRQFDRTQQLESEGLKAVTDVEEKRMKLQEAQAKLISQENKLLAAKNEVINSEVEINRVQAEYTDKISKAQSDMFTAQSNQFDSEAQVNKLESEVTNYEIRNDLYYIRAPQNGFINKAIQAGIGETFKEGDRLVGIMPSDYDVAVETFVEPIDLPLIHLGEKIRIQFDGWPVIVFSGWPNVSYGTYGGKVVAIETFISSNGKYRILVAPDEDDHPWPDAIRVGSGARTIALLEDVPIWFELWRQLNGFPPNYYQPEGAQGEPVKK
- a CDS encoding peptidase domain-containing ABC transporter — its product is MNKEVLTPWQRLLGMLRLDKRDVFQIFYYAIFAGLVSLSLPLGIQAIINLIQGAQISTSWIVLVVLVTLGVVFVGILQLMQIRIIENLQQKIFTRASFEFAYRFPKIKMKELYNYYPPELANRFFDVLTIQKSLSKVLIDFPAALLQIIFGLLLLSFYHPFFIIYGILLLGLIYVVFRFTAKKGLDTSLDESKNKYKVAHWIQEVARSIISFKLSGRTSHAIDKNDKLVSKYLEARESHFRILVIQLIQMIGFKVLVTAGLLLIGGLLVLNQEMNIGQFVAAEIIILLVINSVEKLILGLETFYDLLTSLEKMGQVVDKELETQDGERPFVEGEGFNIELDNVHYSLPDTGKKVLNGINLTITPKSIIHLKGGRNSGRTSFLRVVAGILEPDSGGVYVNNASLKGMNLNFYRSHVGQSLLEESPFEGTILDNITFGDKSISEEQIYWAMEKVGLTSFVKEQPNGIQTIIYPEGKQIPYTISKRIVLARSIVIKPKLLVLKDPLDQIGKEEAEKIIQFLTDPTNGWALLVVSENDLWSKYCNGVVTLEKGKVVNEKYK
- a CDS encoding energy transducer TonB family protein, which produces MNFNRQHLSFLITLFSMGIVVLTLYNIHLGGQEEDDDDYVVEMVLEEPEELTEEEQEILEELAKAEAIKSHMAFNETAKPSVDNPEPLQTLEEIMEERAMENNGELAENLMSDGDFVERVKELAKKREEKKQMLGEKEAKKEEYTNYLAERRTSISFSLVDRNGYRLPPPIYTCIEGGKVVVNIEVNNLGQVTDASFNEKSSGTSNGCLVDNAIAYAYKAQFSTSDKPSQKGTITYLFQGK